In the genome of Streptomyces sp. SLBN-118, the window GTCTGCGCCACGGTCTTCGGCGGTATGCGCGGCACCGTCGTGATCCAGGTGATCAAAACGGTGGTGCTGCTCGGCGCGGCCTTCGCCGTGGCCGCCGTACTGCTCCACCGCTTTCACTGGAACACCGACTCCCTGGTCGACGCCGCCGGACGCGGCAGTGGCCGTCCCGCCGGCTATCTGCGTCCCGGCCTCCGGTTCGCGGGCAGCAGCGGCCCGGAAGCCACCCTCGACTTCATCGGCCTGATGATCACCATCGTGCTGGGGGCGGCGTGCCTGCCCCACGTCGCCATGCAGCTCAACGCAGCTCCCGACGCGCCCACGGCGCGCCGCACGGTGCGCCACACCATCGTCATCGTCGGCGCCTTCTGCCTCACCCTGGCGCTGATGGGCCTGGCGGCCGCCGCGTTGGTCGGAGCCCCGGCGATCATGGCCGCGGATCCGGGAGGCAACAGCGCCCTGCTGCTGCTCACCAGCGAACTGGCGGGCGGCTCGTCCACCGACGCCGCCGGAGCCTTTCTCGTCGTACTGGTCTCCTCCGCCGTGTTCCTCACCACGCTGGCCGTCGTAGCCAGCGTCACCCTGGCGGCCGCCGGGGCGATCGCCCACGACCTGTACACACACGTCCTGCGCCGTGGACGCACCACCGAGGGCCGGGAGGTGGCCGCCGCACGCCTGGCATCCGCGGGCATCGGACTGCTGAGCATCGCTCTGGCGGTCTGGGTCCAGGGATGGAACGTCCTGTTCCTGTCGGCCCTCTCCCTGGCGGTCGCGGCCTCCTGTCTGCTTCCGGCGCTCGTGTACTCCCTGTTCTGGAGCGGCTACACGCGAGGCGGCCTGCTCTGGACGCTGTACGGGGGCCTGTTCAGCGCGATCGGACTCCAGGTCTCCAACCCGGTCTTCTCCGGAAACCCCTTGGCGCTCTTCCCCGACTGGCACCTCGACTGGTTCCCGCTCCAGACGGTCGTCCTCGTGTCCATGCCGACGGCCTTCCTTCTCGGCCTGGTGGGCAGCCTCGCGGGAAGGCGGCGGGTGCGGCCGGTCATGGAGCACGCGGGGGTATGAGTTCCACGGCACGCGGCCGCAGCGGCTGGAAAACCTCCCCGAAAGGCCCGCGCAACCCGCGAACCCCTTTCCCTTGCACGGCAGTTCACGGCTCAATACGAGGGTTTGAGTACATCACTCCTGTCCCCCTCACCCACCCCGGGGAGCCGACGGCATGTGCAACGACGAACACGCACAACACGCGATGGACAGACGAGGACTACTGGTGACGGGAGCCGCCGCTGCGCTTACGTTGGGCACCGTGAGCTTCGCGAACGCCGCACCCAACGACGGCGGGCCGAGTGCCGCCGAACCGACCGAGGTCGTGCGGGGCACCCTGCCTCCCGGCTCCCCCGACTTCGTCTACCTGCCCGTCGAGATCCCGAAGGGCGTACGCGAGATCCACGTCGCGTACACCTACGAGCGGCCTGCCGTCCCGCCCGGCACCCAGGGCAACGCGCTCGACATCGGCATCTTCGACGAGCGCGGTACCGAGCTGGGCGGCAAGGGCTTCCGGGGCTGGTCGGGCGGGGCGCGTACGGAGTTCTTCATCCGGGCGGACGAGGCGACTGCCGGCTATATCCCGGGCCCGGTGAAGGCGGGCACCTGGCACATCGCGCTGGGGCCGTACACGGTCGCGCCGCAGGGTCTGGCGTACGAAGTCTCCGTCACGCTGCGCTTCGGGGAGCCCGGCACGACACCCAAGCCGGTCTATCCGCCCGAGCGGGCCAAGGGCCGCGGCCGAGCCTGGTACCGGGGCGACTGCCATCTGCACTCCTGGCACTCGGACGGCAGGCGCACCCCCGCCGAGATCGCGGCGCTCGCCCGTCACGCCGGGCTCGACTTCATCAACACCTCCGAGCACAACACGCACTCCGCGCACCCCCACTGGGCCGACCAGGCGGGCGACGACCTGCTGATCCTCACCGGCGAGGAGGTCACCACGCGCAACGGCCATGTGCTGGCGCTCGGCATCGATCCCGGGACCTTCGTCGACTGGCGCTACCGGGCCAAGGACAACCGTTTTGGCCACTACGCGCGCCAGATCAGGCGGGCGGGCGGCCTGGTCGTCCCGGCCCACCCGCACGCGACCTGCATCGGCTGCAACTGGAAGTTCGGTTTCGGCGAGGCGGACGCGGTGGAGGTGTGGAACGGCGCGTACACACCCGATGACGAGGTCTCGCTTCAGGCCTGGGACAACACGCTGGTCGCCGCCGCACGCTCGGGCAGGCGCTGGACCCCGGCCATGGGCAACAGCGACGCGCACCGTCCGCCGGACCCGGTCGGCACCCCGCAGACGGTGGTCCTCGCCGAGGCCCTGACACGGGAAGCGATCCTGGACGGCATCCGGGCGGGGCGTTCGTACGTCGCCGAATCGAAGGCGGTCACGCTGTCCTTCTCGGCGGCGGGCGCCCGCGGGGAGCACGCGGACATCGGCGAACGGCTCCGGGTCGACGAGGACACCCCGGTGACGGTACGGCTGGAGGTGACCGGGGCGCCCGGCTGCTCGGTGCGCTTCGTCACAGACCAGGGTGTGCTGCACACCGTGACGCTGCCGCCGGAGGGGGCGGGCACGGTGGAGTGGCGGACGACAGCCGAGTACGCGACGTATGTGCGGGCGGAGGTCCGGCACGCGGTGGTGGTTCCGGGTCTGCCGGGGCCGCTGGCGGCGTTCACGAACCCGATCTTCCTCGGCGCCTGAACAACTGCGAACTCGTCGGAACGAACCGCCGGTGCGCGGGTGGGGTGAACCTCACCCCGGGTGCTCCCCGGCCTCGGAGCCGTCCTGCGCATCAGGAAGAGCTCAAGGATGCCGGGCAGAGACCCGGTCCGGCCCTCCTACCCCGGCCACACCACCGACTGCAGCTCGCTGTACGCGTGCAGGGCGTAGGAGCCCACGTCCCGCCCCACCCCGCTCTTCTTGAAGCCGCCGAACGGAGCCTCCATGTTCCGGCCGATGGTGTTCACGCCGACCCCGCCCGCCCGCAGCTCCCCCGCGACCCGGAACGCCCGTGCCACGTCCCCCGACCAGACGTAGTCGATCAGGCCGTAGTCGCTGTCGTTCGCCAGCGCGATGCCCTCGTCCTCGTCGTCGAAGGGGACCACGACCACCACCGGGCCGAAGATCTCCTCGCGCACCACCCGCATGTCGTTCGTGCAGTCCGCGAAGAGCGTCGGGGCCACGTAGAAGCCCTTCTCGTACGAGGGACGTTCGCCGCCCGCGACGAGCCGCGCGCCTTCCTTCTTCCCCAGTTCGATGTACGACTCGACCCGGTCGCGGTGCGCCGCCGAGATCACCGGTCCGACGACCGTGCCCCGCGCAGCCGGGTCGCCGACCTTCATGTACGTGAGATATCCGGTCAGTTTCTCGACCAGGAGGTCGTGGATCCCGCGCTGTGCGATCACCCTCGTCGGCGCCGTACAGATCTGGCCGCTGAAGAAGGAGAACGTCGTGCCGATGCCCATCACCGCGGCGTCCGCGTCCGCGTCGTCGAACACCAGCGCCGCGCCCTTGCCGCCCAGCTCCATCAACTGGCGTTTCATGCCCCGGCCGCACACCTCGGCGATGCGCTGCCCGACGGCCGTCGAGCCGGTGAAGCTGACCATGTCGACGTCCGGGGAGTCGACAGCGGCCTCGCCGACGGCCGGTGCGGAGCCGGTCACCACGTTCACGACACCGGGCGGTGCACCCGCCTCCACCAGGGCCTCGGCCATTTTGTAGACGGACAGGGGGTCCTGCGGGGCTGGCTTCACGACCACCGTGTTTCCCATGGCGAGCGCGGGCGCGACCTTGCCCGCCGGATTGGCCCAGGGGTTGTTGTACGAGGTGATGCACGTGACGACGCCGACCGGGCGGCGAACGGCGAGCGCCCCGAAGACGCCCGCCTTCCCCATCGGTCCTGCGGCGTTGATCTGCGGCGGCAGTCCCTGCTCCACGGGCTCCAGCGCGCCCTTCGCGTACCGCCGAAAGCGCGCCGCACCCACCGCGACCTGCATACCGCGCGCCGTGGCGGTGGTCGCTCCGCTCTCCGCCTGCGCGAGCGCCGCGTACGGCTCGGCCTCGCGCTGGATGACATCGGCGGCGGCGTCCAGGATCCTGGCGCGCTCCTCCGGTTCAGTGCGCGACCAGGCGGTGAACGCCTCGCGGGCGGCGGCTGCCGCGGCGTACACCTGCTCGCGGCTCGCTTCCGGGGCCTGCCCGACGACCTCCTCGGTCGCCGGGTTGACGACGTCGTAGTGCCCGCCGTCGGGCTCGACCCACTCCCCTGCGATGAACAGCCTCTGTGTCACTTGGTGCTCACGGTCCTTGTGTCGCGGCCGGACCTGAGCACCGTGCCGGGCACCTCGCCGGTCACCTTGTCGTCCCGTATCGTCTCGACGCCGTTGACGCGCACCGAGACGATCCCGATCGCGCGCGAGTCCAACCGGGGGCTGTCGCCGGGCAGATCGTGCACGAGCGTTGCCGGGCCCGCCTCTATCCGCTCCGGGTCGAACAGCACGAGGTCCGCGTGCCAGCCTTCCTGGATGCGGCCGCGTTCGCGCAGGCCGAAGAGCTGCGCGGGGTCGTCGGTCAGCAACTTCACCGCTTCCTCCAGACCCAGCAGCCTGCGCCCGCGCAGACAGTCGCCGAGGAAGCGGGTGGTGTACGGGGCGCCACACATCCGGTCCAGGTGCGCGCCCGCGTCGGAGCCGCCGAGCATGACGTCCTCGTGCTGCCACGTCCGTTGGCGCAGCTCCCAGGAGGCGGGGTCGTTGTCGGTCGGCATCGGCCAAAGGACCGTACGCAGCTCGTCGTTGGCGCAGATCTCGACAAGGCAGTGGAAGGGGTCCTGGCCGCGCTCGGCGGCGATGTCCTTCACGACGCGGCCGCTCAGACCCTCGTTCTGCGGGGAGTAGGTGTCGCCGATGACGTAGCGCCCGAAGTTGGCCAGGCGCCGGAAGACACCGGCCTCCTTGCTGTCGGCCCGGCGCAGCATCTCCTCCCGTACGGCCCGATCGCGCAGCTTGGCGATCCGCTCGGGGACGGGCAGACCGAGGATCTCGCCCCAGCCGGGGATGAGGTTGAGCGCACAGAACGTGCCGAGCGACATGTTCATGGGGGTGAGGATCGGCATGGTCAGGGCAACGATGCGGCCACCCGCCTTGCGGGCGCGCTCACTCGGCATGAGCTGGCGCGGCACCCGCTCGGGCACGGACGCGTCGATGGTCAGGACGTTCCAGTTCAGCGGCCGGCCCGCGGCCGCGGTCATCTCGACGAAGAGGTCGATCTCCTCGTCGGCGAACTGGTCCAGGCAGCCGGCGACGATCGCTTCGAGCTGGGTGCCCTCGTGTTCGGCGACGGCCCGGGACAGCGCGAGGAGTTCCTCCGGCTTCGCGTGGCGGGAGGCGACCGGCTTGCCGTCGCCGTCGGAATGGGTGGACGACTGGGTGGTGGAAAGCCCCCAGGCGCCCGCGTCCATGGCGTCGTGGAAGAGCCGGAGCATCTCGTCCAGTTGGTCAGGTGTGGGCTGCCCGCCGACGGCCTCTGGTCCCATGACATGCCTGCGCAATGCGCAATGCCCCACCATGAAGCCCGCGTTGACGGCGATCCGGCCCTCCAGGGCGTCCAGATACTCGCCGAAGGTGTGCCAGTTCCAGGGCGCACCCTCCTCCAGGGCGACCAGGGACATGCCCTCCACCTTGGACATCATGCGGCGCGTGTAGTCGGCGTCCTCGGGGCGGTCGGGGTTCAGGGGCGCGAGTGTGAAGCCGCAGTTGCCGCCGGCGACAGTTGTCACGCCGTGGTTCATGGACGGCGTCGCGAACGGATCCCAGAACAGCTGCGCGTCGTAGTGCGTGTGCGGGTCGACGAACCCGGGGGTGAGGACGAGACCGGACGCGTCCTCGCTCGTCGTGGCCGCCTCGTCGAGGGTCCCGGGGGCGGCGATGACGGCGATGCGCCCGTCCCGTATCCCGACGTCGGCGACGTACGCGGGGGCGCCCGTCCCGTCCACGACGGTCGCCGAGCGGATGAGGTGGTCGAGCATGACGGTCCCTTCAGCGCGGTGGTGGTCGTCCTGGTTGTCCTGGCCGTCTTGCTTGCCTTGGCCGTCTTCTTTGCCTTGGCCGTGTCATGGTTCCGGCCGGGGGCACGTGCGGCAGGCCGCTGCCGACGGCCACCCGGCCGGGACCGGGACGGCGGTCCGGGAGGCCGCCGCCGTTCTGTGGGAGCGGGGGATCTCCCCTGCCCGCCCTCCCCCTACGGCCTTGCGGCCGTAGGAGGGCTTGCAGGGAACGGGCCCGCCGCAGGCGCAGCGGAACCCTCAGCCCGCCGCCCCGCGGAACCGCGTCGTCCGGTGCACCGGGTCCGTGTCGATCTTCGGGATCACGTGCTCGCCGATCAGCCGGATCGACTGGAGCGTGTCGTCCCGGGAGATCCCGATCGGCATCCCGAACGACAACTGGTCAGCCCCCGCCTGCTCCCACCTCTTGCACTGCCGGAAGACCTCGTCCGGATCACCACAGATCAGCAGCTCCTCCGCGATGAGCAGCTCGATGATCTCCTCGTTGAACTCGGGCAGGGTCTCCGGCCACACGGGGAAGCCCTCGGGCCGCGGGAACGTGTCGTGGTACCGGAAGACCAGCGACTGCAGGTAGTGCAGCCCGCCGCCCGCCGCGATCCGCACCGCCTCCTCGTGCGTCGGCGCGCAGATAGCGGTCGACGTCACCATCACGTTGTCGTTGACGAAGTCCCCGACCGGCTCCGCCTCGAGGATCGCGGTCTTGTACTGCTCCAGCACCCACTCCATGTCGGAGACCTTCTGGACGCTGAAGCCGAGCACGCCGAGGCCCTTCTTCGCCGCCATGGCGTACGACGGCGGCGACCCGGCGGCGTACCACATGGCGGGGTGCGACGTCCCGTACGGCTTCGGCAGCACCTTGCGCGGCGGCAGCGACCAGTGCTTGCCCTGGAAGCCTGCGTACTCGTCCTGGAGCCACATCTTGGGGAACTCTGCGATGGTCTCTTCCCAGAGTTCCTTGGTGTAGTTCATATCGGTGACGCCCGGTATGAACCCCAGGATCTCGTGCGAGCCCGCCCCGCGCCCGGAGCCGAACTCGAAGCGGCCCTCGGAGAGATGGTCGAGCATGGCGACCTTCTCGGCGACCTTCACCGGGTGGTTGACGGGTGCCAACGGGTTGAAGATGCCCGAGCCCAGATGGATCCGGTCCGTGGCGTGCGCGAGGTAGCCGAGGAAGACGTCGTTGGCGGACAGGTGGGAGTACTCCTCCAGGAAGTGGTGCTCGGAGGCCCAGGCGTATTTGAACCCGGATTTGTCCGCCTGGATGACGTACTCGGTCTCCTCCATCAGCGCCTTGTGCTCGGCGAGCGGGTCGGTCTCGGCGCGCTTGCCGACGTATCCCTGTACAAAGAGCCCGAATTCCAAGGGGGTTCACCACCGTCCTGATGTTTCTGACGAACCGTCAGATCTGGATGTGCCCGACTGTTCCACCGCGCGGGTGAGCCGTCAATAGC includes:
- a CDS encoding cation acetate symporter, with the protein product MSHDTLLASPDLLDTDTRALVLAGFLTFIVPILLICVLSAPERDRVNDFYTASRRMRPFRGALVLSGVYLSAATVLGTTGSVAVFGYDGLFIALCTLLSLGVLLLLATPLRERVGYTLGDTFALRTPGPAVRIAAAVVTLSACVPYLVVQLSGAGVTTTTLLGLSGPGAEQTAIVMIGILVVCATVFGGMRGTVVIQVIKTVVLLGAAFAVAAVLLHRFHWNTDSLVDAAGRGSGRPAGYLRPGLRFAGSSGPEATLDFIGLMITIVLGAACLPHVAMQLNAAPDAPTARRTVRHTIVIVGAFCLTLALMGLAAAALVGAPAIMAADPGGNSALLLLTSELAGGSSTDAAGAFLVVLVSSAVFLTTLAVVASVTLAAAGAIAHDLYTHVLRRGRTTEGREVAAARLASAGIGLLSIALAVWVQGWNVLFLSALSLAVAASCLLPALVYSLFWSGYTRGGLLWTLYGGLFSAIGLQVSNPVFSGNPLALFPDWHLDWFPLQTVVLVSMPTAFLLGLVGSLAGRRRVRPVMEHAGV
- a CDS encoding CehA/McbA family metallohydrolase, yielding MCNDEHAQHAMDRRGLLVTGAAAALTLGTVSFANAAPNDGGPSAAEPTEVVRGTLPPGSPDFVYLPVEIPKGVREIHVAYTYERPAVPPGTQGNALDIGIFDERGTELGGKGFRGWSGGARTEFFIRADEATAGYIPGPVKAGTWHIALGPYTVAPQGLAYEVSVTLRFGEPGTTPKPVYPPERAKGRGRAWYRGDCHLHSWHSDGRRTPAEIAALARHAGLDFINTSEHNTHSAHPHWADQAGDDLLILTGEEVTTRNGHVLALGIDPGTFVDWRYRAKDNRFGHYARQIRRAGGLVVPAHPHATCIGCNWKFGFGEADAVEVWNGAYTPDDEVSLQAWDNTLVAAARSGRRWTPAMGNSDAHRPPDPVGTPQTVVLAEALTREAILDGIRAGRSYVAESKAVTLSFSAAGARGEHADIGERLRVDEDTPVTVRLEVTGAPGCSVRFVTDQGVLHTVTLPPEGAGTVEWRTTAEYATYVRAEVRHAVVVPGLPGPLAAFTNPIFLGA
- a CDS encoding aldehyde dehydrogenase family protein, with translation MTQRLFIAGEWVEPDGGHYDVVNPATEEVVGQAPEASREQVYAAAAAAREAFTAWSRTEPEERARILDAAADVIQREAEPYAALAQAESGATTATARGMQVAVGAARFRRYAKGALEPVEQGLPPQINAAGPMGKAGVFGALAVRRPVGVVTCITSYNNPWANPAGKVAPALAMGNTVVVKPAPQDPLSVYKMAEALVEAGAPPGVVNVVTGSAPAVGEAAVDSPDVDMVSFTGSTAVGQRIAEVCGRGMKRQLMELGGKGAALVFDDADADAAVMGIGTTFSFFSGQICTAPTRVIAQRGIHDLLVEKLTGYLTYMKVGDPAARGTVVGPVISAAHRDRVESYIELGKKEGARLVAGGERPSYEKGFYVAPTLFADCTNDMRVVREEIFGPVVVVVPFDDEDEGIALANDSDYGLIDYVWSGDVARAFRVAGELRAGGVGVNTIGRNMEAPFGGFKKSGVGRDVGSYALHAYSELQSVVWPG
- a CDS encoding amidohydrolase family protein; the encoded protein is MLDHLIRSATVVDGTGAPAYVADVGIRDGRIAVIAAPGTLDEAATTSEDASGLVLTPGFVDPHTHYDAQLFWDPFATPSMNHGVTTVAGGNCGFTLAPLNPDRPEDADYTRRMMSKVEGMSLVALEEGAPWNWHTFGEYLDALEGRIAVNAGFMVGHCALRRHVMGPEAVGGQPTPDQLDEMLRLFHDAMDAGAWGLSTTQSSTHSDGDGKPVASRHAKPEELLALSRAVAEHEGTQLEAIVAGCLDQFADEEIDLFVEMTAAAGRPLNWNVLTIDASVPERVPRQLMPSERARKAGGRIVALTMPILTPMNMSLGTFCALNLIPGWGEILGLPVPERIAKLRDRAVREEMLRRADSKEAGVFRRLANFGRYVIGDTYSPQNEGLSGRVVKDIAAERGQDPFHCLVEICANDELRTVLWPMPTDNDPASWELRQRTWQHEDVMLGGSDAGAHLDRMCGAPYTTRFLGDCLRGRRLLGLEEAVKLLTDDPAQLFGLRERGRIQEGWHADLVLFDPERIEAGPATLVHDLPGDSPRLDSRAIGIVSVRVNGVETIRDDKVTGEVPGTVLRSGRDTRTVSTK
- a CDS encoding LLM class flavin-dependent oxidoreductase; amino-acid sequence: MEFGLFVQGYVGKRAETDPLAEHKALMEETEYVIQADKSGFKYAWASEHHFLEEYSHLSANDVFLGYLAHATDRIHLGSGIFNPLAPVNHPVKVAEKVAMLDHLSEGRFEFGSGRGAGSHEILGFIPGVTDMNYTKELWEETIAEFPKMWLQDEYAGFQGKHWSLPPRKVLPKPYGTSHPAMWYAAGSPPSYAMAAKKGLGVLGFSVQKVSDMEWVLEQYKTAILEAEPVGDFVNDNVMVTSTAICAPTHEEAVRIAAGGGLHYLQSLVFRYHDTFPRPEGFPVWPETLPEFNEEIIELLIAEELLICGDPDEVFRQCKRWEQAGADQLSFGMPIGISRDDTLQSIRLIGEHVIPKIDTDPVHRTTRFRGAAG